A genomic stretch from Schistosoma haematobium chromosome 2, whole genome shotgun sequence includes:
- a CDS encoding hypothetical protein (EggNog:ENOG4113FV4~COG:O) — protein MPGDNQQQSAYKYRNTHYGIHHDEAGANVKSSSPKQCEDLLAENLPRIDTARLANDPFLGTVAGRLAQEIHDEFLVCKICFDSYTNPKCLACLHTFCAKCIEKHISAEVTYNKYTDYRDFTCPLCRKRTQLPLGGVKRLPDNFLISGLTDLVLRQRASSNGSSTATIIGSPTTCRINNRIENSRQVSTTVNESIDSLHQLPNLERKQLRYGECEICSQVSRIDRGHSSEPLNKTNSSEINSLTNTNDNYNGSSQQRASSACLNISPKATSKCLDCNKLLCDECVQRHRNTKVTKDHATFELQSHSDIECKDHPGETVRFYCEACSMCICVLCTFNAHREHEVTSFGEAVAKLRHEISRNLDTTCQRIGKVQSQLHNVRDAANIIHRIEQRIHDTAEHFMEEIQRQEQELISELHQFVGERNMHHIQNQPDQEQNIEIAESLFKDIANSLDNQDMELLLIRSNLYEKITELNHLELITDKFDAIKLEIYFRTGAVNLGYLTNESAMNNIHHHADDDDDEDDDENYEDLSMPPECSSSSTGSNTSSSIELANRPCINSTACQTDISLTDPNDQCNLTVQQIQLPNKQCRTRACNTELISMINQETNTRPRGIHTIITFSDISSNAASEEFLAKLDKETINFDEMDNLTRARIRRKLHERFNTVDQISNGGNSNGILCNAPYTSLHIGSNGTSPASITQPTNVNNNTTYNHNDVHSRRYSSYDKRFHF, from the exons ttCATCATGATGAGGCTGGGGCTAATGTTAAATCATCTTCACCAAAACAATGTGAAGATCTTTTAGCTGAAAATCTACCAAGAATTGATACAGCTCGTTTAGCGAATGATCCATTTTTAGGTACAGTAGCTGGTCGATTAGCTCAAGAAATACATGATGAATTTCTTGTTTGTAAAATATGCTTCGATAGTTATACAAATCCAAAATGTCTTGCGTGTTTGCATACATTCTGTGCAAAATGTATTGAAAAGCATATATCAGCTGAAGTTACTTATAATAAGTATACAGATTATCGCGATTTCACTTGCCCATTATGTCGAAAACGTACACAACTTCCATTAGGTGGTGTTAAACGATTACCAGATAATTTTCTAATTTCTGGTCTAACTGATTTAGTACTACGACAAAGAGCATCATCGAATGGTTCATCAACAGCTACAATTATTGGTAGTCCGACTACTTGTAGAATTAACAATAGAATAGAAAATAGTAGACAAGTATCAACCACTGTTAACGAAAGTATTGATTCATTACATCAGTTACCAAATTTGGAAAGGAAGCAATTACGTTATGGAGAATGTGAAATTTGTTCACAAGTAAGTCGAATTGATAGAGGACATTCAAGTGAAccattgaataaaacaaattcatcAGAAATCAATAGCCTAACTAATACTAATGACAATTATAACGGTAGTAGTCAACAACGCGCTAGTTCAGcttgtttaaatatttcaccAAAAGCAACATCGAAATGTTTAGATTGTAATAAACTTCTATGTGATGAATGTGTTCAACGACATAGAAATACTAAAGTTACTAAAGATCATGCGACATTTGAGTTACAATCACATAGTGATATTGAATGTAAAGATCATCCAGGTGAAACTGTACGATTTTATTGTGAAGCTTGTTCAATGTGTATATGTGTTCTATGCACATTTAATGCACATCGTGAACATGAAGTAACAAGTTTCGGTGAAGCTGTTGCAAAATTACGACATGAAATAAGTAGAAATTTAGATACTACATGTCAACGTATTGGAAAAGTTCAATCTCAGTTACATAACGTCCGAGATGCTGCTAATATTATACATAGAATTGAACAAAGAATTCATGATACTGCAGAACATTTCATGGAAGAA atTCAACGACAAGAACAAGAATTGATTAGTGAATTGCATCAATTTGTTGGTGAACGTAATATGCATCATATACAAAATCAACCAGATCAAgaacaaaatattgaaattgCTGAAAGTCTATTTAAAGATATTGCCAATTCATTAGATAATCAAGATATGGAATTATTGTTAATTCGATCAAATCTATATGAAAAAATTACTGAATTAAATCATTTAGAATTAATTACAGATAAATTTGATGCGATTAAATTGGAAATATATTTCCGAACTGGAGCTGTAAATCTAGGCTATTTAACAAATGAATCAGCAATGAATAATATACATCATCACgctgacgatgatgatgatgaagatgatgacgaAAATTATGAAGATTTATCTATGCCTCCAGAATGTAGTTCATCTTCGACCGGTTCTAATACATCGTCATCCATAGAATTGGCTAACAG ACCATGCATAAATTCAACAGCTTGTCAAACAGATATAAGCTTAACAGACCCAAACGATCAATGTAATTTAACTGTTCAACAGATTCAACTACCAAATAAGCAGTGCCGTACACGAGCATGCAATACAGAGTTAATATCGATGATAAATCAAGAAACAAATACACGTCCACGTGGTATTCATACAATAATCACATTTTCAGATATTTCTTCAAATGCAGCGTCGGAAGAATTTTTAGCTAAACTTGATaaagaaacaataaattttGATGAGATGGATAATCTAACTAGAGCGAGGATACGTCGTAAACTTCATGAACGTTTTAATACAGTTGATCAGATATCAAATGGTGGTAATAGTAACGGTATTTTGTGTAATGCGCCATATACATCATTGCATATTGGATCAAATGGAACATCGCCAGCCTCAATAACTCAGCCAACAAATGTCAATAACAATACTACATATAATCATAACGATGTTCATTCAAGACGTTATAGCTCTTATGACAAacgttttcatttttaa